TTTGCCATGTCGGTGAGGTTGACGAAAAAGTCGGTCGTCAGCGCGCCTTCCCGTGCGGTGAACACCCCATGCTTGGTGCCGCCGTGGTTGGTGCCGATCACCCGCATGCCGCCCACCAGCACCGTCATTTCCTTGGCGGTGAGGCCCATCAGCTGGGTGCGGTCCAGCATTAGTTCTTCCGGGCTGACGGCATAGTCCTTCTTCAACCAGTTCCTGTAGCCGTCATGGATCGGCTCCAGCACGTCGAACGAGTCTGCATCTGTCTGTGCGTCGGTCGCGTCGCCGCGGCCTGCGGCGAAAGGCACGCTGATATCGAAGCCCGCCGCTTTCGCGGCCAACTCAATGCCAAGGTTGCCACCAAGCACGATCACATCGGCAACGCTCGCACCCGTATCCTTTGCGATACCTTCATAGACCTTCAATATCTTGGCGAGGCGCTTTGGCTCGTTGCCTTCCCAGTCCTTCATGGGGGCGAGGCGAATGCGGGCACCATTGGCGCCGCCGCGCATGTCGGACCCCCGGAAGGTGCGGGCACTATCCCATGCGGTCGAAACCAGATCGCTGACCGAAAGCCCGGCAGCGGCGATCCGCGATTTCACATTGCCGATGTCATACTGGCGGTTGCCAGCTGGTACCGGGTCCTGCCACAGCAGGTCTTCTGCCGGTACATCGGGGCCGATGTACCGGGCTTTCGGCCCCATGTCGCGGTGCGTCAGCTTGAACCATGCACGGGCGAAGGTATCGGAGAAATAATCCTGATCCTTGGCGAAACGTTCGGAGATTTTCCGGTAGGCCGGATCAACCTTCATCGCCATGTCGGCGTCCGTCATGATCGGCATGCAGCGGATCGACGGGTCTTCCACATCCACCGGCATATCTTCAGGCGTGATCGAGACGGGCTCCCACTGCCAGGCACCAGCCGGGCTCTTTTTCGATTCCCATTCATGATTCAACAGCATCTTGAAATAGCCATTGTCCCACTTGGTCGGATGCGTGGTCCAGGCGCCTTCAAGGCCGCTTGTCACCGAATTGCGCCCGATCCCCCGCGATTTTTTGTTGAGCCAGCCAAGGCCCTGATCTTCCACGGCACCGCCTTCCGGGTCCGGCCCGAGCACCGAGGCATCACCGTTGCCGTGCGCCTTGCCAACCGTGTGGCCACCGGCGGTGAGCGCCACGGTTTCCTCATCATTCATTGCCATGCGGGCAAAGGTGACGCGCACATCCTTGGCCGACTTCATCGGGTCGGGCACGCCGTTCACGCCTTCGGGGTTCACGTAGATGAGGCCCATCTGCACAGCCGCGAGCGGATTTTCGAGGCTTTCGCGGTCCTCGCCGTCATAGCGGCTGGAGCCGAGCCAATCCTTCTCCGCGCCCCAGTAAATGTCCTTTTCCGGATGCCAGATATCCTTGCGCCCGAAGCCGAAGCCGAAGCTTTTCAGCCCCATCGATTCGTAAGCCATGGTGCCGGCAAGGATGATGAGATCGGCCCAGCTGAGGCTGTTGCCGTATTTCTTCTTGATCGGCCACAGGAGGCGCCGGGCCTTGTCGAGGTTGCCGTTATCGGGCCAAGAGTTGAGCGGTGCGAAACGCTGGTTGCCAGTGCCGCCACCGCCGCGCCCGTCTGCGGTGCGGTAGGTGCCCGCCGCGTGCCACGCCATACGGATGAAAAGGCCACCGTAATGACCCCAGTCAGCCGGCCACCAGTCCTGGCTTTCGGTCATCAGTGCCTTCAGGTCGGCCTTGAGGGCCGCCACATCCAGCTTCTTCACTTCTTCGGCGTAATCGAAATCCGCCCCCATCGGGTCGGTCTTGGTGTCGTGCTGGTGCAGGATGTCGAGATTGAGCGCTTTCGGCCACCAGTCCATGACTGTCGTGCCTGTTGCCGTAATCCCGCCGTGCATCACGGGGCATTTGCCAGTGGTGCGGCCGTCGCTTCCATCCATCATGATATCCTCCTTCAGGGACCGTATGCGTGCAGATGATGCAGCTTCAAAACCCGAACACCGTGTGAAACGGTGCGAAATTCTGTGAACCGGTAAGTCAGGACAGATACTGGCGAGCGATACACCGTGATGAGGCCCGCTGCCTTCGTCCGGTCTTTCAAATGCTCGCAGACGCAGCCTAGGGCGTCCAATTGAACGATAGTATGACTGTGATCAATTTTCCCAATAAAAAAGGCCCCCGCGAGATGCGGAGGCCTTTGTCTGGTCGCTAGCGGGAAGGATTATTCCCAGCCGCAGTTGCGGTCCTTGTTCTGCTCGTCGAGCCAAGCCTGAAGCGGCGCGAAATAGGCCAGAACAGCCGAGGCATCCATGTCGCGGGTACCGGCGAAAGCTTCCAGCGCTTCGGGCCACGGCTTCGAGGCGCCCATGGCCAGCATGGCCTTCAGCTTCTCGCCCACTTCCTTGTTGCCATAGAAGCTGCAGCGGTGCAGCGGGCCATCGAACCCGGCCTGTTCGCACGCAGCCTTGTAAAGCTGGAACTGCAGGATATGGGCAAGGAAATAACGGGTGTAAGGCGTGTTGCCCGGGATGTGATACTTGGCACCCGGATCGAAGTCAGCCTCGGTGCGTTCCACCGGTGCCGACAGGCCCTGATACTGCCGGCGCAGCTTCCACCAGGCTTCGTTATAATGATCCGGCGTGATCTCGCCGTTGAACACGCCCCAGCGCCAGCGATCGACCATCAGGCCGAACGGCAGGAAGGCAACCTTGTCGAGCGCCTGCTTGAGAAGGAGCCCGATATCGGCCGCAGCGTCCGGCTGCTCATCCAGGAGACCGAGTTCCACCAGATAAGCGGGCGTCGTGGAAAGGGCCACGGCATCGCCGATTGCCTCATGGAAGCCATCATGCGCGCCACCG
The Gimibacter soli DNA segment above includes these coding regions:
- the katG gene encoding catalase/peroxidase HPI; translation: MDGSDGRTTGKCPVMHGGITATGTTVMDWWPKALNLDILHQHDTKTDPMGADFDYAEEVKKLDVAALKADLKALMTESQDWWPADWGHYGGLFIRMAWHAAGTYRTADGRGGGGTGNQRFAPLNSWPDNGNLDKARRLLWPIKKKYGNSLSWADLIILAGTMAYESMGLKSFGFGFGRKDIWHPEKDIYWGAEKDWLGSSRYDGEDRESLENPLAAVQMGLIYVNPEGVNGVPDPMKSAKDVRVTFARMAMNDEETVALTAGGHTVGKAHGNGDASVLGPDPEGGAVEDQGLGWLNKKSRGIGRNSVTSGLEGAWTTHPTKWDNGYFKMLLNHEWESKKSPAGAWQWEPVSITPEDMPVDVEDPSIRCMPIMTDADMAMKVDPAYRKISERFAKDQDYFSDTFARAWFKLTHRDMGPKARYIGPDVPAEDLLWQDPVPAGNRQYDIGNVKSRIAAAGLSVSDLVSTAWDSARTFRGSDMRGGANGARIRLAPMKDWEGNEPKRLAKILKVYEGIAKDTGASVADVIVLGGNLGIELAAKAAGFDISVPFAAGRGDATDAQTDADSFDVLEPIHDGYRNWLKKDYAVSPEELMLDRTQLMGLTAKEMTVLVGGMRVIGTNHGGTKHGVFTAREGALTTDFFVNLTDMANSWVPAANNLYEIRDRKTGKVKWTATRIDLVFGSNSVLRAIAELYAQDDASEKFARDFVAAWVKVMNADRFDLA